The Elaeis guineensis isolate ETL-2024a chromosome 14, EG11, whole genome shotgun sequence genome has a segment encoding these proteins:
- the LOC105057418 gene encoding LOW QUALITY PROTEIN: UDP-glycosyltransferase 91C1 (The sequence of the model RefSeq protein was modified relative to this genomic sequence to represent the inferred CDS: inserted 1 base in 1 codon) has translation MFLYLPEGLRSSRGKGPAITINFAKGWHQWAPTIIRPREAVYLGPAIITACDTQNSSRSPKTPIGMVEERLHIAMLPWLAFGHMIPFLHLAVALATAGLRVSFLSTPRNIQRLPKIPPHLTSLITFIQLPLPRVDGLPDQAEATVDLPTDEVPLLKIAYDLLQNSVKKFLAEESPDYVIHDFLQYWAAAAARDMGVQSXLLLRLLAATLAFFGPPEALTEDGRRKLRPTPESLTSPPDWLPSGSTVAFRRREAEVFYSAAFTMNSSGITDIDRFRLVVESCTAVAIRTCPEYEGEYLEIVRRLYRKPVIPVGLILPSPLAASGEEGDDRWARVIRWLDAQTPMSVVFVSFGSEYKMERRELHELAHGLELANVPFLWVLRRPSWCNGSDEEALPAGFIDRTKGRGTLCFGWAPQLEILAHPSIGGSLFHSGWGSIIESLRHGHALVVLPCMVDQSLNARLLVEKGIAVEVERQGDGSFTRDGIVKALDMAMVSGQGEELRTKTRKMATLFADQELDDKYVREFVDYLLKAVDTN, from the exons ATGTTTCTCTATCTTCCCGAGGGACTCCGCTCATCCCGCGGCAAGGGCCCAGCCATCACCATCAACTTTGCCAAGGGTTGGCACCAGTGGGCGCCCACAATAATTAGACCCCGCGAGGCCGTCTATTTAGGCCCCGCCATCATTACGGCTTGCGACACGCAAAACTCTTCTCGGAGCCCGAAGACACCAATAGGGATGGTAGAAGAGCGCCTCCACATAGCCATGCTCCCATGGCTGGCCTTCGGCCACATGATCCCTTTCCTCCACCTCGCCGTCGCTTTGGCTACCGCCGGCCTCCGCGTCTCCTTCCTCTCCACCCCTCGAAACATCCAACGCCTTCCCAAAATACCCCCCCACCTAACCTCGCTCATCACCTTCATCCAGCTCCCCTTGCCCCGCGTCGACGGCCTCCCCGACCAAGCCGAGGCCACCGTTGACCTCCCCACCGATGAGGTCCCGCTCCTGAAGATCGCGTACGACCTCCTCCAGAACTCCGTCAAGAAATTCCTCGCCGAGGAATCGCCCGACTACGTCATCCACGACTTCCTCCAGTACTGGGCCGCCGCCGCCGCGCGCGACATGGGCGTGCAGA ATCTTCTTCTCCGTCTACTGGCCgccaccctcgccttcttcggCCCGCCGGAGGCGTTGACGGAGGACGGCCGGAGGAAGCTTCGTCCGACTCCGGAGAGCCTGACGTCGCCGCCCGACTGGCTCCCCTCCGGCTCGACTGTGGCGTTCCGCCGCCGGGAGGCGGAGGTGTTCTACTCGGCCGCCTTCACCATGAATTCTTCGGGAATCACCGATATCGACCGGTTCCGTTTGGTCGTTGAGTCATGCACCGCCGTCGCCATCCGGACCTGCCCCGAGTATGAGGGCGAGTATCTGGAAATTGTCCGAAGGCTATACCGGAAGCCAGTGATCCCCGTCGGCCTGATCTTACCGTCCCCACTGGCGGCCAGCGGTGAAGAGGGGGACGATAGGTGGGCCCGGGTAATCAGGTGGCTCGACGCCCAGACCCCGATGTCTGTGGTGTTCGTCAGCTTTGGAAGCGAGTACAAGATGGAGAGACGTGAACTCCATGAGCTGGCCCATGGCCTCGAGCTCGCCAACGTGCCTTTCTTGTGGGTCCTACGGAGGCCTTCTTGGTGTAATGGCAGTGATGAAGAGGCGCTTCCAGCTGGGTTCATAGACCGGACCAAGGGCCGTGGGACTCTGTGCTTTGGTTGGGCTCCTCAGCTTGAGATCTTGGCCCATCCTTCCATAGGGGGATCTCTGTTTCACTCTGGATGGGGATCTATTATAGAGTCTCTTCGCCATGGACATGCATTGGTAGTCCTGCCGTGTATGGTTGATCAGAGTCTTAACGCCAGGTTGTTAGTGGAGAAGGGCATTGCAGTCGAGGTGGAGCGACAGGGTGATGGTTCCTTCACTAGGGATGGGATCGTGAAGGCCTTGGATATGGCGATGGTTTCTGGCCAAGGCGAGGAGTTGAGAACAAAGACGAGGAAGATGGCAACTCTCTTTGCTGATCAAGAGCTTGATGACAAGTATGTAAGGGAGTTTGTCGACTACCTCCTTAAGGCAGTTGACACCAACTAG